One stretch of Diabrotica undecimpunctata isolate CICGRU chromosome 5, icDiaUnde3, whole genome shotgun sequence DNA includes these proteins:
- the LOC140442489 gene encoding uncharacterized protein translates to MHHHDDIDIKSGDKSKPVIVTTYNNRKGGVDVVDKLCVRYNCSRNSRRWPMVIFYTLLNVTGINTHVIYEANNGNPNIRRRHLLRDLANALVHPHLKRRADLSNIPMTLKLRIMEITRSDAPKNQEMPLPAKRCIYWD, encoded by the coding sequence ATGCACCATCATGATGATATTGACATAAAGAGTGGTGATAAATCTAAACCAGTAATAGTCACTACTTATAATAATAGAAAAGGGGGTGTCGACGTTGTAGATAAGTTGTGCGTTAGATACAACTGCTCCCGAAATAGCAGAAGATGGCCCATGGTGATATTCTACACATTATTAAATGTTACAGGAATCAATACTCACGTGATATATGAAGCAAATAACGGAAACCCAAATATACGGCGACGACATTTGTTAAGAGATTTAGCAAACGCATTGGTTCATCCACATTTGAAAAGAAGAGCAGATCTTAGCAATATTCCGATGACGCTGAAACTGAGAATTATGGAAATAACTCGAAGTGATGCACCGAAAAATCAAGAAATGCCATTACCTGCTAAAAGGTGCATCTACTGGGACTAG